A window of the Budorcas taxicolor isolate Tak-1 chromosome 10, Takin1.1, whole genome shotgun sequence genome harbors these coding sequences:
- the MTX3 gene encoding metaxin-3 isoform X3, with product MAAPLELSCWGGGWGLPSVHSDSLVVMAYAKFSGAPLKVNVIDNTWRGSRGDVPVLTTEDNTISQPAKILNFLRKQLHTFWVESDNYFTVTKPWFASRMPFPLSLILPGRMSKGALTRILLTRGEPPLYHLREVEAQIYRDAKECLNLLSNRLGRSQFFFGDMPSTLDAYVFGFLAPLYKVRFPKVQLQEHLKQLSNLCRFCDDILNSYFRVGLGAFSCVNRNEQQIDFGEVHSHDSTTCKLIAPDWRHLSCWTRNGRCKSAETDTTCK from the exons ATGGCGGCCCCCTTGGAACTCAgttgctggggaggcggctggggGCTCCCGTCGGTGCACAGCGACTccctggtggtgatg GCTTACGCCAAATTTTCTGGTGCACCCCTGAAAGTCAATGTCATAGATAACACCTGGAGAGGTTCAAGAG GAGATGTACCAGTTTTGACAACTGAAGACAATACTATTTCTCAGCCGGCAAAAATACTaaactttttaagaaaacag CTTCACACATTCTGGGTTGAGAGTGACAATTACTTTACTGTGACAAAGCCATGGTTTGCTTCACGAATGCCTTTTCCGTTGAGTTTGATCCTGCCTGGAAGAATGTCTAAAGGAGCACTGACTAGGATTCTCCTAACCAGGGGAGAGCCTCCCCTCTACCACCTTCGAGAAGTAGAAGCTCAG ATATACAGAGATGCGAAGGAGTGCCTAAATCTTCTGTCAAACAGATTGGGAAGATCTCAGTTTTTCTTTGGAGATAT GCCTTCCACGTTGGATGCCTATGTGTTTGGCTTTCTCGCACCTCTTTATAAAGTACGTTTTCCTAAAGTTCAGTTACAAGAACATTTGAAGCAGCTCTCCAACCTGTGTCGCTTTTGTGATGACATCCTAAACAGTTATTTTAGGGTTGGTCTTGGAG CATTTTCCTGCGTGAACAGAAATGAGCAGCAGATTGATTTTGGTGAGGTACACTCCCATGATTCCACTACTTGCAAACTGATTGCACCAGACTGGAG
- the MTX3 gene encoding metaxin-3 isoform X2 yields the protein MAAPLELSCWGGGWGLPSVHSDSLVVMAYAKFSGAPLKVNVIDNTWRGSRGDVPVLTTEDNTISQPAKILNFLRKQKYNADYELSAKQGADTLAYIALLEEKLLPAVLHTFWVESDNYFTVTKPWFASRMPFPLSLILPGRMSKGALTRILLTRGEPPLYHLREVEAQIYRDAKECLNLLSNRLGRSQFFFGDMPSTLDAYVFGFLAPLYKVRFPKVQLQEHLKQLSNLCRFCDDILNSYFRVGLGAFSCVNRNEQQIDFGEVHSHDSTTCKLIAPDWRHLSCWTRNGRCKSAETDTTCK from the exons ATGGCGGCCCCCTTGGAACTCAgttgctggggaggcggctggggGCTCCCGTCGGTGCACAGCGACTccctggtggtgatg GCTTACGCCAAATTTTCTGGTGCACCCCTGAAAGTCAATGTCATAGATAACACCTGGAGAGGTTCAAGAG GAGATGTACCAGTTTTGACAACTGAAGACAATACTATTTCTCAGCCGGCAAAAATACTaaactttttaagaaaacag aaatacaATGCTGATTATGAACTTTCAGCAAAACAAGGGGCAGATACGCTAGCTTACATTGCTCTCCTTGAAGAGAAGCTTCTTCCTGCAGTG CTTCACACATTCTGGGTTGAGAGTGACAATTACTTTACTGTGACAAAGCCATGGTTTGCTTCACGAATGCCTTTTCCGTTGAGTTTGATCCTGCCTGGAAGAATGTCTAAAGGAGCACTGACTAGGATTCTCCTAACCAGGGGAGAGCCTCCCCTCTACCACCTTCGAGAAGTAGAAGCTCAG ATATACAGAGATGCGAAGGAGTGCCTAAATCTTCTGTCAAACAGATTGGGAAGATCTCAGTTTTTCTTTGGAGATAT GCCTTCCACGTTGGATGCCTATGTGTTTGGCTTTCTCGCACCTCTTTATAAAGTACGTTTTCCTAAAGTTCAGTTACAAGAACATTTGAAGCAGCTCTCCAACCTGTGTCGCTTTTGTGATGACATCCTAAACAGTTATTTTAGGGTTGGTCTTGGAG CATTTTCCTGCGTGAACAGAAATGAGCAGCAGATTGATTTTGGTGAGGTACACTCCCATGATTCCACTACTTGCAAACTGATTGCACCAGACTGGAG